Proteins encoded in a region of the Candidatus Omnitrophota bacterium genome:
- a CDS encoding phage major capsid protein, with product MTFSERVLALTQDKLIPKVVDNVLNSNVAVLRLMGNAKKGVGEAIKKAIKVKSSGSAVSFSGLDTFSASPLDTKVRLSYDMRANRIPVAVSGMEAVANGVAETQVTDMVINSLEESQQELVDFVGDQVYGDGTGNSNKDFIGLGAIVDDGTDVATIGGQSRTTYPVLAATRTASGGTLDLDKLATLYSAISSGGMQSSPTLSLVTETIFDLYESLLTPTVRETYAAEGYYSVGKEGKATRVAALSGRAGFDALSYRGVPMVRDEKCTSQTLWMINENRVDWYGWDATGIMPGFKKVSLGQKTIEGVYNDAPMSEFTGFNWSGYIKPSNQFAMVGEIVLLGNMTSFEPRRHGRLTGITGV from the coding sequence ATGACATTTTCAGAGAGAGTACTTGCGTTGACGCAGGATAAACTCATCCCAAAGGTTGTGGACAACGTTTTGAATAGCAACGTTGCGGTTTTACGTTTAATGGGTAATGCCAAAAAAGGTGTTGGAGAAGCAATCAAAAAAGCAATCAAAGTCAAGAGCAGCGGTTCGGCTGTTTCATTTTCCGGTCTTGATACTTTCTCGGCTTCACCGCTAGATACCAAGGTCAGACTTTCCTACGACATGAGAGCTAACCGAATTCCGGTTGCTGTCAGTGGTATGGAAGCAGTTGCAAATGGTGTGGCTGAAACACAGGTAACTGATATGGTTATTAACTCACTTGAAGAATCACAACAGGAATTGGTAGATTTTGTCGGGGATCAGGTTTATGGCGATGGTACAGGAAATAGCAATAAAGACTTCATTGGTCTTGGGGCTATCGTTGATGACGGTACTGATGTTGCAACAATCGGTGGACAATCAAGAACAACCTATCCAGTTTTAGCTGCTACCAGAACTGCTTCCGGTGGCACTCTTGATCTTGATAAATTGGCAACGCTTTATTCCGCGATTTCTTCTGGTGGTATGCAGTCAAGCCCGACACTTTCATTGGTTACAGAAACAATCTTTGATCTTTATGAAAGCCTATTAACTCCGACAGTCAGGGAAACTTATGCAGCTGAAGGTTACTACAGCGTAGGTAAAGAAGGAAAGGCTACAAGAGTAGCAGCTTTATCAGGACGAGCTGGTTTCGATGCCCTTTCATATCGTGGCGTTCCTATGGTTAGAGATGAAAAATGTACTTCACAGACTTTATGGATGATAAACGAAAATAGGGTTGATTGGTACGGTTGGGATGCAACTGGAATTATGCCAGGATTCAAAAAAGTTTCACTCGGTCAAAAAACTATTGAAGGTGTTTACAACGACGCTCCAATGAGTGAGTTCACAGGGTTTAACTGGTCAGGATATATTAAGCCTTCAAATCAGTTCGCAATGGTTGGTGAGATCGTACTGCTTGGAAATATGACCAGCTTTGAACCACGCAGACATGGAAGATTAACCGGAATTACTGGAGTTTAA